The following proteins come from a genomic window of Lolium rigidum isolate FL_2022 chromosome 5, APGP_CSIRO_Lrig_0.1, whole genome shotgun sequence:
- the LOC124652275 gene encoding peroxidase 4-like: protein MAGASASENASALCVVMLVIMALCAGGASAQLSTGFYSSSCPGALGAVKSAVQSAVAKEPRMGASILRLFFHDCFVQGCDGSLLLDDTSSLQGEKTAKPNNGSVRGFEVIDAVKAAVEKLCPGVVSCADVLAVAARDSVVALGGPSWDVKVGRRDSTTASFSGANNNIPPPTSGLANLTALFAAQGLSQKDMVALSGSHTIGQARCTSFRAHIYNDTNIDKGFSTTLQAGCPLTSGSGDNNLAPLDLQTPTTFENNYYKNLIGKKGLLHSDQELFNGGATDPQVQSYVSSQSTFFADFVAGMIKMGDISPLTGNNGEIRKNCRKTN, encoded by the exons ATGGCTGGTGCCAGTGCAAGCGAGAATGCTAGTGCTTTGTGCGTCGTGATGCTCGTCATCATGGCGCTCTGCGCCGGCGGCGCGTCGGCGCAGCTGTCGACGGGGTTCTACTCGAGCTCGTGCCCGGGCGCGCTGGGCGCGGTGAAGTCCGCGGTGCAGTCGGCGGTGGCGAAGGAGCCGCGCATGGGCGCCTCCATCCTGCGCCTCttcttccacgactgcttcgtgCAGGGCTGCGACGGGTCGCTGCTGCTGGACGACACTTCGAGCCTGCAGGGGGAGAAGACGGCCAAGCCCAACAACGGGTCGGTGCGCGGGTTCGAGGTCATCGACGCCGTGAAGGCGGCGGTGGAGAAGCTCTGCCCTGGCGTCGTCTCCTGCGCCGACGTCCTCGCCGTCGCAGCCAGGGACAGCGTCGTCGCC CTGGGCGGGCCGAGCTGGGACGTGAAGGTGGGGCGGCGGGACTCGACGACGGCGAGCTTCAGCGGCGCCAACAACAACATCCCGCCGCCGACGTCGGGGCTCGCTAACCTCACCGCGCTCTTCGCCGCGCAGGGGCTCTCCCAGAAGGACATGGTTGCGCTGTCTG GGTCTCACACCATAGGCCAAGCACGATGTACGAGCTTCCGAGCGCACATCTACAACGACACCAACATCGACAAGGGCTTCTCTACAACCCTTCAAGCAGGATGCCCTCTCACCTCTGGCTCAGGCGACAACAACCTAGCACCGCTCGATCTTCAGACCCCGACCACTTTCGAGAACAACTACTACAAGAACCTCATTGGTAAAAAGGGGCTCCTGCACTCCGACCAGGAGCTCTTCAATGGCGGGGCCACCGACCCGCAAGTCCAATCTTATGTTAGTAGCCAGAGCACCTTCTTCGCTGATTTTGTGGCAGGCATGATAAAGATGGGAGATATCTCGCCGCTGACAGGGAATAATGGAGAGATCAGGAAAAATTGCAGGAAGACAAACTaa